A portion of the Vicia villosa cultivar HV-30 ecotype Madison, WI unplaced genomic scaffold, Vvil1.0 ctg.000758F_1_1, whole genome shotgun sequence genome contains these proteins:
- the LOC131631013 gene encoding glucose-6-phosphate/phosphate translocator 2, chloroplastic-like, with protein MITSIKCTPSSLTNSTFSSTKLLLPRSQLSIQPTIQNVEQNMALPLFSFKKPLYLSPIESFALLVKPKRKNVTECQAYEADRSRPLEINIELPSDEAAQKVKIGLYFATWWALNVVFNIYNKKVLNVFPYPWLTSTLSLAAGSLIMLISWATRVAEAPKVSLDFWKALFPVAVAHTIGHVAATVSMSKVAVSFTHIIKSGEPAFSVLVSRILLGEAFPMQVYLSLLPIIGGCALAAVTELNFNMIGFMGAMISNLAFVFRNIFSKKGMNGMSVSGMNYYACLSMLSLIILTPFAVAVEGPKLWAAGWQTAVSQIGPNFVWWVVAQSVFYHLYNQVSYMSLDQISPLTFSIGNTMKRISVIVASILIFHTPLRPINALGAAIAILGTFIYSQAKEK; from the exons ATGATCACTTCAATCAAGTGCACACCATCATCACTCACCAACTCTACTTTTTCAAGCACAAAGCTTTTACTTCCAAGGTCTCAACTTTCAATTCAACCAACCATTCAAAATGTTGAACAAAACATGGCCCTCcctttattttctttcaaaaaaccTCTCTACCTTTCACCCATTGAGAGTTTTGCATTGCTAGTAAAGCCCAAAAGAAAGAATGTAACAGAATGTCAAGCCTATGAGGCTGATAGATCAAGGCCATTAGAGATTAACATTGAGCTTCCTAGTGATGAAGCAGCTCAAAAGGTTAAAATTGGATTGTATTTTGCTACTTGGTGGGCTTTGAATGTTGTTTTCAATATATACAACAAGAAAGTTTTGAATGTTTTTCCTTACCCTTGGCTTACTTCCACTTTGTCCTTAGCTGCTGGTTCTCTCATCATGTTAATCTCATGGGCCACTAGGGTTGCTGAGGCCCCAAAAGTTAGTTTGGACTTCTGGAAAGCCCTTTTTCCC GTAGCTGTGGCACACACAATTGGACATGTTGCTGCAACTGTGAGCATGTCCAAAGTAGCAGTTTCATTCACTCACATCATCAAGAGTGGAGAACCAGCTTTCAGTGTGCTAGTATCAAGAATCTTGCTTGGAGAAGCATTTCCCATGCAAGTTTACCTTTCATTGTTGCCAATAATTGGTGGTTGTGCACTAGCTGCTGTGACTGAGCTCAATTTCAATATGATCG GATTCATGGGAGCTATGATATCAAATTTGGCATTTGTATTCAGAAACATATTCTCCAAGAAAGGGATGAATGGAATGAGTGTTAGTGGAATGAACTATTACGCCTGTCTTTCAATGTTGTCTTTAATAATTCTCACACCTTTCGCCGTTGCTGTCGAGGGTCCTAAACTCTGGGCTGCTGGCTGGCAAACAGCAGTGTCTCAGATTGGCCCTAATTTCGTATG GTGGGTTGTTGCACAGAGTGTGTTCTACCATTTGTATAATCAAGTCTCATACATGTCTCTTGATCAGATTTCTCCTTTAACATTTAGCATAGGAAACACAATGAAGAGAATTTCTGTAATAGTTGCTTCCATTCTTATCTTTCACACGCCACTTCGTCCTATCAACGCTCTTGGAGCCGCAATTGCGATTCTTGGAACCTTCATCTATTCGCAG GCTAAAGAGAAATAA